One window of the Nocardia huaxiensis genome contains the following:
- a CDS encoding class I SAM-dependent methyltransferase, translating into MTRPTEGPVLATENLLTDNPALYERTFPDSGDRNARFVHDLVTEFSTGNGPVPRLLDVGSGTGRDAARLAGLGYAVSAVDISPRMVAYAQAKYPGIEFEVGDARELVVATPVDVVTCLGSTLLHLHSSADIAAALTRFARCLRPGGLLVLEMRNGAFLLTDRGRRELLDEISLREIDWEGVTYTSRTALSLDLPAQLLRRRREWSWPGGDPVAQETAWRLLFPEELRYLLHCSGFEVLALFDEPGPLTEPGWPGHGTRSTALTGDRLHVVARRIARAEDR; encoded by the coding sequence ATGACCCGCCCGACCGAGGGCCCGGTGCTCGCCACCGAAAACCTGCTCACCGACAATCCCGCGCTCTACGAGCGCACCTTCCCCGACTCCGGTGACCGCAATGCCCGCTTCGTCCACGACCTGGTCACCGAGTTCAGCACCGGGAACGGCCCCGTGCCGCGCCTGCTGGATGTCGGCTCCGGCACCGGCCGCGACGCCGCCCGCCTGGCCGGCCTCGGCTACGCGGTGTCGGCCGTGGACATCTCACCGCGCATGGTCGCCTACGCCCAGGCGAAGTATCCCGGGATCGAATTCGAGGTCGGCGACGCTCGCGAGCTCGTGGTCGCCACGCCGGTGGACGTGGTCACCTGTCTGGGAAGCACACTGCTGCACCTGCATTCGAGCGCCGATATCGCCGCCGCGCTGACCCGCTTCGCACGGTGCCTGCGCCCCGGCGGCCTGCTCGTGCTCGAAATGCGCAATGGCGCGTTCCTGCTCACCGATCGCGGCCGGCGGGAACTGCTCGACGAGATATCGTTGCGCGAGATCGACTGGGAGGGCGTGACTTACACCTCGCGCACGGCCCTGTCGCTGGACCTGCCCGCTCAGCTGCTGCGCCGCAGGCGCGAATGGAGCTGGCCCGGAGGCGATCCCGTCGCCCAGGAGACGGCCTGGCGGCTGCTGTTCCCCGAAGAACTGCGATACCTGTTGCACTGCAGCGGCTTCGAAGTGCTCGCGCTGTTCGACGAGCCCGGCCCGCTCACCGAACCCGGCTGGCCCGGCCACGGCACCCGATCGACCGCCCTGACCGGTGATCGCCTGCACGTGGTGGCCCGCCGCATCGCGCGAGCCGAGGATCGGTGA
- a CDS encoding MFS transporter — MNTLRLFRSFPLSVRLLLVNQLAGNTGFYMLMPFLAGYLLTDLRLSATVVGVVLGVRNLSQQGLFLVGGAISDRLGARGVIIVGAAIRALGFALFAVGGSLAVVLLASVLTGFAGALFNPAVRAYIARDSAERAASAFALFNVFGNVGSALGPLAGTVLVAMGFQLTAAASAAIFAALTLAQLALLPARPVPRAAHGVGRDLLNLFSHRVFWGFALALAGMFALQAQSYFTLTLQAQEVAGAHGTAAVASLFLVDTVVILLLQVRLTQRFARGERGPAMALGMAVMGCAFVIPPLVSPVLDASGGGVLAVAVRLLPILAAVVVLTVGVMIVQPFVNELIAVFGGERLTGTYFGAFYLVSGVLTVCLTAVAGAAVEYGGGPLSWCPAALCAGTGFLSAGAVTVLYRTGRLPRATAETPTGTTVSAAAAQPAPDTESRDPR, encoded by the coding sequence GTGAATACCCTGCGCCTGTTCCGGTCGTTCCCGCTGTCGGTGCGCCTGCTGCTGGTGAACCAGCTCGCCGGCAACACCGGCTTCTACATGCTGATGCCCTTCCTCGCGGGCTACCTGCTGACCGATCTGCGGCTGTCGGCGACGGTGGTCGGCGTCGTGCTCGGCGTGCGCAATCTCAGCCAGCAGGGCCTGTTCCTGGTCGGCGGCGCGATCTCCGACCGGCTCGGCGCGCGCGGCGTGATCATTGTGGGCGCGGCCATCCGCGCCCTCGGGTTCGCGCTGTTCGCGGTCGGTGGATCGCTGGCGGTGGTGCTGCTCGCCTCGGTGCTGACCGGATTCGCCGGAGCGCTGTTCAATCCGGCCGTGCGCGCCTACATCGCCCGCGACAGCGCCGAGCGCGCCGCGTCGGCCTTCGCCCTGTTCAACGTGTTCGGCAATGTGGGCTCCGCGCTGGGACCGCTGGCCGGAACGGTGCTGGTGGCCATGGGATTCCAGCTCACCGCCGCGGCGTCCGCCGCGATCTTCGCCGCGCTCACCCTGGCCCAGCTCGCCCTGCTGCCCGCCCGGCCGGTGCCGCGCGCCGCCCACGGCGTCGGACGGGATCTGCTGAATCTGTTCTCACACCGCGTGTTCTGGGGTTTCGCCCTCGCCCTCGCCGGGATGTTCGCCCTGCAGGCGCAGTCCTACTTCACCCTGACCCTGCAGGCGCAGGAGGTGGCCGGGGCGCACGGTACAGCCGCGGTGGCGTCGCTGTTCCTCGTGGATACCGTGGTGATCCTGTTGCTGCAGGTGCGCCTCACCCAGCGTTTCGCACGCGGCGAGCGCGGGCCCGCCATGGCCCTCGGGATGGCGGTCATGGGTTGTGCCTTCGTGATTCCGCCGCTGGTGAGTCCCGTCCTGGACGCGTCCGGCGGGGGAGTGCTCGCGGTCGCCGTACGCCTGCTGCCGATTCTCGCGGCGGTGGTGGTGCTCACCGTGGGCGTGATGATCGTGCAGCCCTTCGTGAACGAGCTCATCGCCGTGTTCGGCGGCGAACGGCTCACCGGAACCTATTTCGGCGCTTTCTATCTCGTGTCCGGCGTGCTGACGGTGTGCCTGACCGCGGTGGCGGGCGCGGCCGTGGAGTACGGTGGCGGCCCGCTGTCCTGGTGCCCCGCGGCCCTGTGTGCGGGTACCGGATTCCTGTCCGCGGGCGCGGTCACAGTGCTGTACCGCACCGGCCGCCTCCCGCGGGCGACCGCCGAAACACCCACCGGGACAACAGTCTCCGCCGCAGCGGCGCAGCCGGCCCCCGATACCGAAAGTCGAGACCCACGATGA
- a CDS encoding ATP-grasp domain-containing protein yields the protein MSTLLPQAIRERGDQFSFLTRDLGHYLKSTPAGGHPLLGAANILAAETNDEAGLLERVRRLHAALEFDGVVSSCDYYLPAVAAVAAELGLPGSGRAAVAAACDKASTRRICSAAGVPGPEFGIAADPDELLGLAERIGYPVVVKPVDLCGGMFVRRVDDGEELRAAVAEIAAFPVNARGQERAAAVLVEQCLDGPEFSVETVTFDGRTTVIGITDKQVIGEPWFIEAGHMFPAALEPEVEAGIAEVARAAIGALGLDNTVAHTEIKLTADGPRLVEVNPRPAGNRITELVRRVTGIDLAAVCAEVALGRKPDLSRKETGIGSAAIAFLVPERTGVLGAITGAEEWANDERVVDYDLAAPGKQVIAARNNNGYLAHVLVVEEKPDAAGDSARTLIDSLRVAYDEAGAAR from the coding sequence ATGAGTACCCTGCTGCCGCAGGCGATCCGGGAGCGTGGCGATCAGTTCAGCTTCTTGACCCGTGACCTGGGGCACTACCTGAAGTCGACGCCGGCGGGCGGGCATCCGCTGTTGGGGGCGGCGAATATTCTTGCGGCTGAGACCAACGACGAGGCGGGGCTGCTGGAGCGGGTGCGGCGATTGCACGCGGCGCTGGAGTTCGACGGGGTGGTGTCCTCGTGTGACTACTACCTGCCTGCGGTGGCGGCCGTGGCGGCGGAACTGGGGCTGCCGGGGTCGGGGCGGGCGGCCGTGGCGGCAGCCTGCGACAAGGCGAGTACGCGCCGGATCTGTAGTGCCGCAGGGGTTCCCGGGCCCGAGTTCGGGATCGCCGCGGATCCGGACGAGCTGCTGGGGCTGGCGGAGCGGATCGGGTATCCGGTGGTGGTCAAGCCGGTCGATCTGTGCGGCGGGATGTTCGTGCGGCGGGTGGACGACGGCGAGGAACTGCGGGCGGCCGTCGCCGAGATCGCCGCGTTCCCGGTGAATGCGCGCGGCCAGGAGCGTGCCGCCGCGGTGCTGGTGGAGCAGTGTCTGGACGGGCCCGAATTCAGTGTGGAGACAGTCACTTTCGACGGCCGGACCACGGTCATCGGCATCACCGACAAGCAGGTGATCGGGGAGCCGTGGTTCATCGAGGCCGGGCACATGTTCCCGGCGGCGCTGGAACCCGAGGTCGAAGCCGGGATCGCCGAGGTGGCGCGTGCGGCGATCGGCGCACTGGGGCTGGACAATACGGTGGCGCACACCGAGATCAAGCTGACCGCGGACGGGCCGCGGCTGGTCGAGGTGAATCCGCGGCCGGCGGGCAATCGCATCACCGAGCTCGTACGGCGGGTGACGGGAATCGATCTGGCGGCGGTGTGCGCGGAGGTGGCCCTGGGCCGGAAACCGGATCTGAGCCGGAAGGAAACCGGAATCGGCAGCGCCGCAATCGCTTTCCTGGTTCCAGAGCGCACCGGTGTGCTCGGTGCGATCACCGGCGCCGAGGAGTGGGCGAACGACGAACGCGTCGTGGACTACGACCTGGCGGCCCCCGGCAAGCAGGTCATCGCGGCGCGGAACAACAACGGATACCTCGCCCATGTGCTGGTAGTCGAGGAAAAACCCGATGCCGCCGGAGATTCCGCGCGCACCCTGATCGATTCTCTGCGCGTCGCCTACGACGAAGCCGGTGCCGCCCGATGA
- a CDS encoding PLP-dependent cysteine synthase family protein encodes MRHIGSPAETGLLSLIGDTPLAWIPVDADGTGFWAKLESAGVGGMKARAAVSLLAGAAARGELAPGAPVVESTSGTLGMGLALAARALGHPVILVVDDELEPDMRALFTAYGIRLEVVERAHPTGGWQQARLDRLADVLATTPGAYWPDQYNNPDNAAGYADMAREILAQADRIDVLVATVGSGGHCAGLTRELRRHWPDLRVIGVDSVGSRIFGQPARQRIMRGLGSSILPRNVAYPDYDEVHWVGPVEAVASCRAVAARTCLAGGWSTGAAALVAGWVARTEPGAQVLTVFPDGPHRYLRTIYDDEWCTARGLLGTAAAAPIELATPDESEVSGWARCRVVRDPAGTRVSL; translated from the coding sequence TTGCGGCACATAGGATCACCCGCCGAGACCGGCCTGCTGAGTCTCATCGGCGACACGCCCCTGGCCTGGATACCGGTCGACGCGGACGGCACCGGCTTCTGGGCCAAACTGGAGTCGGCCGGCGTCGGGGGAATGAAGGCCCGCGCGGCGGTGTCGCTGCTGGCCGGGGCGGCCGCGCGCGGCGAACTGGCGCCGGGCGCTCCGGTGGTCGAATCCACCAGCGGCACACTGGGAATGGGTCTGGCCCTGGCCGCGCGCGCCCTCGGGCATCCGGTGATCCTGGTCGTGGACGACGAGCTGGAACCGGATATGCGCGCCCTGTTCACCGCCTACGGCATCCGCCTGGAGGTGGTCGAGCGTGCGCATCCGACCGGTGGCTGGCAGCAGGCGCGCCTGGACCGGCTGGCCGACGTGCTCGCCACCACGCCCGGCGCGTACTGGCCCGATCAGTACAACAATCCCGACAATGCCGCGGGCTACGCGGATATGGCCCGTGAGATCCTCGCGCAGGCCGACCGGATCGACGTGCTGGTGGCGACGGTCGGCTCGGGCGGGCACTGCGCGGGCCTGACCCGGGAACTGCGCCGCCACTGGCCGGATCTGCGCGTGATCGGCGTGGACTCGGTCGGTTCGCGGATCTTCGGCCAACCGGCGCGGCAACGCATCATGCGCGGACTGGGCAGCAGCATCCTGCCCCGCAATGTGGCCTATCCCGACTACGACGAAGTGCACTGGGTGGGACCGGTCGAAGCGGTCGCCTCCTGCCGCGCGGTGGCGGCGCGCACCTGCCTGGCGGGCGGCTGGAGCACCGGCGCGGCGGCCCTGGTCGCCGGCTGGGTGGCCCGGACCGAGCCCGGCGCGCAGGTGCTCACCGTGTTCCCGGACGGCCCGCACCGCTATCTGCGCACCATCTATGACGACGAATGGTGCACGGCGCGAGGACTGTTGGGCACTGCGGCGGCAGCGCCGATCGAGCTCGCCACTCCGGACGAAAGCGAGGTCAGCGGATGGGCGCGCTGCCGGGTGGTGCGCGATCCGGCCGGGACGCGGGTGTCGCTGTGA
- a CDS encoding dipeptide epimerase, producing MKLHHRVTRLTLTEPLRISRAAMSARDAVWVTLSHKGIDGCGEVVTSPRLGLDVAAIENALAEAAQWLGAGSHPATLRKRLPELRTRLRHALPVVAAVDSAVHDWLALDAGLPLCELLGMPAWERVPTAYTIGIVPPPDAARTAKQLADKGFATIKVKLGAADPAADIARVGAIREAAPEVELLLDPNGAWDAGTAVAVLTRLAGFGIAAVEQPVPAGHPEQLAAVAESVPIPVIADEDAGSRADLDALPAGLGGINIKLAECGGLDAALSMIEWARAADVAVMLGCQVSTSLSIAAAAHLSGAARWLDLDGHLLLTDDPWPGLGGADGWLRHPVHAGLGVRYRGAL from the coding sequence GTGAAGCTGCATCATCGCGTGACTCGGCTGACCCTGACCGAGCCGCTGCGAATTTCGCGCGCCGCCATGAGCGCCCGGGACGCGGTGTGGGTGACCCTGTCGCACAAGGGAATCGACGGATGCGGCGAAGTGGTGACGAGTCCCCGGCTCGGACTGGACGTCGCGGCCATCGAAAACGCGCTCGCCGAGGCCGCGCAGTGGCTCGGAGCTGGGAGCCATCCCGCAACGTTGCGAAAACGCCTGCCGGAACTGCGAACCCGGCTGCGGCATGCGCTCCCCGTGGTCGCCGCCGTCGACTCCGCCGTGCACGATTGGCTCGCGCTCGACGCCGGGCTCCCGCTGTGCGAGTTACTCGGCATGCCCGCCTGGGAGCGGGTGCCCACGGCCTACACGATCGGCATCGTGCCGCCACCGGATGCGGCGCGGACCGCGAAACAGTTGGCGGACAAAGGTTTCGCCACCATCAAGGTGAAGCTCGGCGCCGCCGATCCCGCCGCCGACATCGCCCGGGTCGGCGCGATCCGCGAGGCCGCGCCGGAGGTCGAGTTGTTGCTCGATCCCAACGGAGCCTGGGATGCCGGCACCGCCGTCGCGGTGCTCACCCGCCTGGCCGGCTTCGGCATCGCGGCCGTGGAACAGCCGGTACCGGCCGGGCATCCGGAACAGCTTGCGGCCGTGGCCGAGTCGGTGCCGATCCCGGTCATCGCGGACGAGGACGCCGGCAGTCGCGCCGATCTGGACGCCCTGCCCGCCGGCCTCGGCGGCATCAATATCAAGCTCGCCGAATGCGGCGGACTGGACGCGGCACTGTCGATGATCGAATGGGCGCGGGCGGCGGATGTGGCCGTCATGCTCGGCTGTCAGGTCTCGACCTCGCTCAGCATCGCCGCCGCAGCCCATCTCAGCGGTGCGGCGCGCTGGCTCGATCTGGACGGGCACCTGCTGCTCACCGACGATCCCTGGCCGGGCCTGGGCGGTGCCGACGGATGGCTGCGGCACCCCGTCCACGCCGGGCTGGGAGTCCGCTATCGGGGAGCGCTGTGA
- a CDS encoding Rossmann-like domain-containing protein, whose translation MIDGGIAQRTDPGSLDELIAWTRAGKLGLEPAAVTTAAAFLTLHSTRHAGRNQQYRNEILSIRVGAAVGSCAFEPDDRADHASAVDECVGVSIAELLEHRLRTVRIAALDAYLMHAHPHPEAGGRRAAPVLVRGESSLAKSQTRASGVIDLLPAGTRTVLVIGVVNSLLAQLRSREVDYIPCDLAGGVTEWGEPVHTSSSEVSRPYDALLVTGMCLGNDSFDELLKHARRQRIPMVMFAQTGSAVLPWFLGETGLVAVAAEPYPFFSLDGGPSTHFHYRGRELACGT comes from the coding sequence ATGATCGACGGCGGCATCGCGCAACGCACCGATCCAGGCTCGCTCGACGAGCTGATCGCCTGGACCCGCGCCGGGAAACTCGGCCTCGAACCTGCCGCCGTCACGACGGCCGCAGCCTTCCTCACCCTGCACAGCACCCGGCATGCGGGCCGGAATCAGCAGTACCGCAATGAGATTCTGAGCATCCGGGTCGGCGCCGCCGTAGGCTCCTGCGCCTTCGAGCCCGACGATCGAGCCGATCACGCGAGCGCGGTCGACGAGTGTGTGGGCGTGAGCATCGCCGAGCTGCTCGAGCATCGGCTGCGCACGGTCCGGATCGCCGCGCTGGATGCCTACCTCATGCACGCCCACCCGCATCCCGAGGCCGGGGGCAGGCGGGCCGCGCCGGTGCTCGTGCGCGGGGAGTCCTCGCTGGCGAAGTCGCAGACCCGCGCCAGCGGGGTGATCGATCTGCTGCCGGCCGGGACGCGGACGGTGCTGGTGATCGGTGTGGTGAATTCGCTACTGGCACAACTGCGCAGCCGCGAGGTCGACTACATCCCGTGCGACCTGGCCGGTGGCGTCACCGAATGGGGTGAACCGGTGCACACCTCCTCCTCGGAGGTCTCGCGACCCTACGACGCGCTGCTGGTCACCGGCATGTGCCTGGGTAATGACAGCTTCGACGAGTTGCTGAAACATGCTCGGCGCCAGCGCATCCCGATGGTCATGTTCGCGCAGACCGGCAGCGCGGTACTCCCGTGGTTCCTGGGCGAGACCGGTCTGGTCGCCGTGGCGGCCGAACCATACCCGTTCTTCTCCCTCGACGGCGGACCGAGCACCCACTTCCACTATCGCGGTCGGGAGTTGGCTTGCGGCACATAG